The Cygnus atratus isolate AKBS03 ecotype Queensland, Australia chromosome 16, CAtr_DNAZoo_HiC_assembly, whole genome shotgun sequence genome contains the following window.
CTGCGTTATACTGTTTTAGAAGGGGAGCttatattttattcacaaatcaaaaaaaaaaaaattaactgaacacttaaaatatatatatatttcgATGATGGAGCCCACcagagatgctgcagagcaTTTTGCAGGGTCAGTGAGAGGCACCTGGCTCATCTCTTTAgtgatttatttcataaaagacTCAGGCATAATTTCAGTACTATTTTGAGGTGGAGATGTTGCCCCTTAAGCAGTGGTCTAGCAGGTGTTTCAGGTAGACTTGGGAGGGTTGAGCTGGGAGGGAATGGTTATGTAGCACCTGTGACTAATGCTGAAAGCTACCAGTCAAActgaaggccagcagcagcaacaagctTAGTGGAAAAGCCGAGTCTTTGCTGTACAAGGGAGTGATGATAAAGCATAAACATGAGgaaagtttgtttctttgtccTAACGAGCCAGTCTGCATAACTTCATTCTTGAAACAAGCTTCCAATAGAGCTCCAAGATTGTAAAGCCAGCAGGTACTGTTCTGCTGGAGCCTGGCTTGTGAAGCCCAGAGAAACTGGCCACTGATGGCAGACCCAGGCGTGTGTTTCATGGTTGAATGAAATCTGCTCACATTTAGAAAACTTGGCTATGATGTTTAAGTGAGCAGCAGTGTGAAATAATGTGCTAAAATGTGTGCAGTGGCAGGCTATGTTTCTGGGAATGTGCGCCCTCTGCTGTGAGctgctttatattttacttGCTTGGTGTTAGGGTTCTCTTGGAGGTAGACTGTCATGTCAGGAGACAGTTGCCAAATCATCAGCCTACACATGGGTAGATTCACCTTAAGGCTTTGTCAGTCTAAGAAATTTTATACACAAACATTTGAATATTCTCACTGTTACTTGTCCATGTTATCAGCTATTCTAATTATAATGATATACCATTGATTGACATCCAGACCTTGGAATctcattcactttttttgtctttgtgattttgtgatttgaTGCAGGAGCGgcattgctgctgcagcactgtcGTTTCAACAGATCTTCACTCTTGTGAAGACAATACCTAGAGCTCTGCACTCTTCTCCCCACAATAAAGTATTGTTCAAATAAGTAATCAAAACCTcagaaaacaatacattttttcctcattagaCCATACATGCAGACAGCAAAACTGCAAACCTAAGAGGAAGTCTTCCAAATAATGAATGCTTGGGTAATAGTAGCAGAGCTTCTGAaaactagatttaaaaaaataataataaaaagtaaggGGGGGGTATAGAGTTTTTGCATCGGTAATGGCTGAACAATGCCtgtcagtattaaaaatatgccaTGTTTAAGGACAGTGTGGGTGCCTGTTTTCCATGCTTAGGGACCTGGGTATGCTGGCCTCTGGGGTGGAGGCAGGGTTGTACGTACTGCTGAAGGCTTCCGAGCAGTTGGTTGTTAGGTGGATTGAGTATGTGTGCTGTTACAAGGGTCATTGGAACAGAACCTGCTCCCAAAGTGCTGCTTTTCTATGCCTTAGAGTGGCAAGAGTATTGGCTGTTGAGAGCCACGCTGAATCTAGGCTGCAGACATAGCTATGTCCTCTGAACAGGGGCCCAAAAGGAGATACTTTGATTATTGTGCAGCTCATTCAAATACCTTCAGAAGTCCCTTTCATCTCAGCACAGGCTTGGTGGCCATGGTTCTGCAGAAAGAGGACGACATGCTTAGAGGGAgctggacaggatgggttgatgggcagaggccaatgggatgagattcaacatggctaagtgccaatttctgcactttggccacaacaaccccatgcaatgctacaggcttggggcagagtggctcaaaagcgGTGCAGAGtaaaaggatctgggggtgctgattgatgctcgcctcaacatgagccagcagtgtgcccaggtggccaacaaggccaacagcatcctggcttgtatcaggaacaatgcagccagcagggccagggaggcaATTATCCCCCTGTACTCTGatctggtgaggctgcacctcgctgtgtttggttttgggcccctcagtacaagaaggacatcgaggccctggagcgtgtccagagaagggctacgaagctggtgaagggcctggagcacaaatcctgtgaggagcggctgagggaatggggggtgtttggtctggagaagaggaggctcagggcagacctccttgctctctacagctaccagaaaggaaggtgtggggagctgggggttggcctcttctcgcaggtaactagtgataagactagagggaatggcctcaagttgcgccagggaggtttaggttggaaatgaggagacatttcttctcagaaagagcagtcaggcattgggacaggttgcccaggtggtggagtcactgtccctgggggtgtttaaggaaaggttggacctggtgcttagagacatggtttagggGGTGAgagtggtggtagggggatggttggaccagttgatcttggaagtcttctCCAacctaatgattctgtgaaattttttttgtggtggaTCGGGAGGAGCAGAGCATAGGCTCAGTGAGAGGCTGCAGTCTGCATGTCGCTAAGCACTCATAATTTCAACTTTCAGAAGAGGTCAGTGCTGTCCGCCATACGGCTAATCTGGCCAAAACAGCCACATCTCTGCAGGCTCAGCATGCCCCCGACACAGGGGAGCATCAGCTGCCTAGCCACTCACTGAGCAGTTGGAGCACCTTGGGTGCTGAggacagcctgcagcagcaggccccCTTCCCCCTGGCCTGTCTTGGCAGCCtgaggcagctggcagggctaCTGCTGCCCATGCGCCCTTGGGTCTGTCccttgcagtgctgtgctgcagggagcgggGTTGGGATCCCACCATGAAGCAGAAGCCTTGGCCACGACACTGCTCAGTGCTGGGGTTTGTGCCTATGCTTCCCAGCAGGAGAGAAGTGTTTGCAGGACCAGGAGCTGCTAGGGTTGGGAGCAGAATTGCCATGGGGCTGGAAGGAAGCAAGGCTCTGAGGCAGATGGGCTTGGGAAGGACTTAAATAGGCGTTGGAGCCAGgtgtctttcatttttacaaagtCACTAGAATGCAAATAGCAGAGAGGCAGCTGCTTAACTGCAGCTTCCTCCAGtgtcagcagcagccttggCTGCCTGTGGGTCAGACCGGCGGCCAAGGAATAAACCCCACTGGGGGCCAGGAGGGGGGCAGCCTCTGCCCTCAGGCGGCACCTGGGCCCAGGCTGAGCAAGCATGTAAAGTTACAGGCTGCTTAAGAGCAGGAAAGGTAAAATTTGCACTGGATGTGCAAGAGCAAAGTAATCAGATGTGAAAAATTAAGTGATGATTTGAGTGTGTAAAAGGTAGGAAATGTGTCAATAGCTGGGGTCTTGCTGCAGCGACCTCTGAGAGCtcaaagaaggaaggaaagaaggttACTAGGCAGCGAAATTGCTTCTACATCAATTCTCACCACAGAGGAAGCTTCAGGCGCTTTCCCCAAACCTTTCTTTGCTGATAAGGGGCTGCTGAAAATGAGGGCTCAgttgtctttctgttttgatgCATTTATACTGCTTTTAATGAGGTCACAGCCTGCTTCATCTGGCTGAAAGGGTTGTAGCTAAGATCAGCGTTTGACAACAGTGTTTGCATTTTGACTCTTCTCTCATCTAGTCCTTTTGTTGGATCAATTTCTCCCCCTACCTCCCAGAAcatcaattaaaataaacatttttaaacctCTAGGCCTGATTAATGTACCCTGAGCAGTGTTGCAGGAACCATCTAGGCCAGGGCCAACAGCACAGGCAAAGCCCCCACAGATACAGTCGATGGAAAGCGGCACTGCTGCTACAGCTGTCAGCTCATGATTTAGTTACCAGCTCTCACCTGTTAATGAAGTGCTCTTTCATTAAGATATTAGAAAGTTATTGCTGTGTGGCCCGCAGGATCCTGGTTAATGGACAGTTTGAAGgtttaaaaagcagcttcttGTGATGAAAGTGGGGTGGTTTCCTCctggctgcttctgctctggGGCAGTGTCTGTTCCTCATCATGCTGAAGGGAGTGATAAAAAGGGGGGGGCTCCCAGGCCCTGTGCTGCACAGACGACACCATCACCCAAAAAATGATAATCTGTACGTGAAGTGAGGGGCCTGATTAGGTTGGTTTGTGCCCCTGCCTGAGTTGTGTTGCTGTCGGTGAGCACAGCTGCGGCCCAGCCAGGTGCAGGCCCTCTCTGTGGAGCAGTCGGGGAAGTGTCCCATgggagcagaaggcagaggcCTGGGGTGATGCCTGGGGGCTCAGCAGACCACAGCGAGGAAACCCAGGGCTGGGATGGAAGCCTTGCCATGTCCTGAGGTGCCTGGGCATCAGTGCTGGAGGGGGGCCTCACTCCCCAAGAGCACAGCCCCTGGGCATGCAGCTGTGGTGAATGACAGCAGCTGAGGCAGGTGAAGGCTGCAACCAGGCCCGGGTGCCcatcctggggctgcagctgagcGGGGTCCTGCCCTCAGCTGTTCTTCACCCCTTTCCCTGCAGTGCCCATCTCTGGTACCTCCTCATCTGTCAGGAGGAGGTAGGAGCTGATGGCTTCCCGAAGGCCCAGGCTGATGGGGGAgtcatcctcctcttcctccggTGGTGGCACAGCCTCTGACAACAGGACAGAACTGCAGGGGGGAGATGGGGCCATCAGCACgctgtgccagccccacagGGGAAACCCACAACCTTGGTAGCCAACCTTACCTGTCGATCTTGTCCCAGTTGAGTGACGGCTTCTTCACCATGGTGGGCTGGGccagggccggggctgccctcGCACTCTCCatggagcagggctgcctgAGGGCACAGCACAGACCCTCCCCACACTCTGGGCAGGGGCCAGTGGCATCAGTGCAGTGCTCACATTCTTGCACATCAGCCGCACAGGCAGGTGCTGGACCAGCCACTGCCCACCTGCTTCCCCGCAGGGCCCTGGTAGGTGACATCTGGCCCGGGGACTGGCGGCTCTTACCTGTGTAGTGGTCCACGAGGTCATGCAGGTTGGAAAAGGTGAGCCGCGGAGAGATGTAGAGCCAGCCGTTTTCCAGGCGGTGGATGCGGTAGTGTGTGACCGAGTCCCATGACGTGAGCTCAGTGCGCCGCACCGACAGAGAGTAGCAGCCTGCaagggtgcagggctggggtgccACAGGGCAGGACCCCACtcagccctgggctggagcagcctcAATTTTTGCCACCCAACTGGGGTGGCCGGGAGCACCTCATGGGCCCATGCAGCTACCACGGGGTGCCAGCCCCACACCACAAGCACCCCACCCTGGAGACAGGAGAGTTCCAGGATGTGGCCCAAGCAGTGTCCCCCGAAAGCTGCCATGGCACCAggatggtggtggtgctgctgcaagGAGGGAGCATAAAGCTGCTGGGAGAAGGGctgagctgagctctgccctgAGACTTGACCCTGCACCAGGGCTAGGCACTCAGTGGAGTTCCCTTGTGGGAGGGGAAATTGGGCCCCTGTTTCGTCTTTGAGGACGAGCCTTTGCACATTTTTGCTTAACCAAATGCTGCAGGAAGCCTGTTTGTTGATTCTTTCGGGGCCCTTTGGTGGAGGAAGAGGCTCAACATgaagcagagaacagcagcagcaccaggaaacCACCATGCGGGGCCTGCCATTGCCACCAGGTGCAAtggaggagcagccccacagcacagggctcTGCTTGTGCCCTCAGCACCCTGGAGTAGAGGGGCCATGAAATGCTTGAAgtgcacggggggggggggggggaggggaggggagagggggcttgggcggggcgggggcaggCGATATCAGGACTTGACAGCACTGTGCACAGGCTCTGGGGGAGTCTCGGGGATCAGCTTTGTCCTGCAAGCGATGGAGCTGTCACCACTgccaccctgccccagcccagcagcactgcctgtcccttctgtcTGGTCAAAGTCCCTCTTTGCCTGGGGCTGTTTGTCCTGAACACCCCTCCCTCGCTCTTCAGCACACACTGTGGGTCTGTGCACTCACCTTTCCTGGTCTGGCTCTGCCGGATCAGGAAGGACCCATGGTGGTTGCCAGGTTGGAGCAGCAattcctctgccttctcccGGCTGATGCCCTCGTACAGCCACCTGGATGGGCAGTGGGTGTTGGCAGAGCTCTGCCGATGGGGCTGCCTGAGCAGGGTGGCAGCACCTCAtgccctggggatggggacaggtgGGGTGGTCCCACAGCAAAGCCTGTGGGCTGCAGGATGCAGCATCTGGCCTCAATCTTGTGCGGCCTGAGGCATGGGGATGCA
Protein-coding sequences here:
- the SLA2 gene encoding src-like-adapter 2 — encoded protein: MGSLPSREKQLSIPMAAAIPTPSPLPTQAAPNSFLALALCDFPSGTDVPTVLRMGEQLHILAKDGEWWLVASKVSGKECLIPSSCVAKVWHRWLYEGISREKAEELLLQPGNHHGSFLIRQSQTRKGCYSLSVRRTELTSWDSVTHYRIHRLENGWLYISPRLTFSNLHDLVDHYTECGEGLCCALRQPCSMESARAAPALAQPTMVKKPSLNWDKIDSSVLLSEAVPPPEEEEDDSPISLGLREAISSYLLLTDEEVPEMGTAGKGVKNS